A single window of Sphingobacterium sp. ML3W DNA harbors:
- a CDS encoding DMT family transporter codes for MSKIKINQNVLILHLTILIWGFTGILGNLISISAIHLVWYRVAIAAISLFIYLIVSKQQIRVTRRDLLSFTMVGGIVGLHWVLFFYAIKISTVSVALVTLSSLTLYTSILEPLINKQKIAMMDMVVGIVIIMGIYMIFQFESNYIEGIIAGLSCAFCASIFSIANSRMVKKSSATLITFYEMVGAFFWVSLFMVFSGDFNEQMALNQSDLIYLLILGVLCTAVAYVLGVAVMKELSAFTVALTTNLEPVYGILLAMLIFGQKETMSLGFYGGAAIVLGAVFFYPYLKTKIEKRKQDLIIRKIY; via the coding sequence ATGTCTAAAATAAAAATTAATCAGAATGTTCTTATTCTGCATTTAACGATTCTGATATGGGGCTTTACCGGTATTTTGGGGAATTTAATTTCGATTTCTGCGATACATCTTGTTTGGTATCGGGTTGCCATTGCGGCGATTTCCCTATTTATATATCTTATTGTAAGTAAGCAACAAATCCGTGTGACGCGCAGAGACTTGCTCTCCTTTACTATGGTTGGGGGGATAGTAGGTCTGCACTGGGTCTTGTTTTTTTATGCGATAAAAATATCGACAGTATCAGTGGCTTTGGTCACTTTGTCTTCCCTCACGCTGTATACTTCTATTTTGGAACCTCTTATCAATAAGCAAAAGATAGCGATGATGGATATGGTTGTCGGTATTGTGATTATAATGGGAATCTATATGATATTCCAATTTGAATCGAATTATATCGAGGGTATTATTGCGGGTCTGTCCTGTGCATTTTGTGCGAGTATTTTTTCTATTGCAAACTCAAGGATGGTAAAAAAATCGAGTGCTACCTTAATCACTTTTTATGAAATGGTGGGTGCTTTCTTTTGGGTATCTCTATTCATGGTTTTTAGTGGAGACTTCAATGAGCAGATGGCATTGAATCAATCGGATCTCATCTATTTATTGATTTTAGGTGTTCTATGTACTGCTGTTGCGTATGTGTTAGGTGTTGCGGTGATGAAAGAATTGAGTGCTTTTACGGTTGCGCTAACCACTAACTTGGAGCCTGTATATGGTATTCTGTTGGCGATGCTCATCTTTGGACAGAAGGAAACAATGAGTCTGGGATTCTATGGTGGCGCTGCTATTGTTTTGGGTGCGGTATTCTTTTATCCTTATCTGAAGACAAAAATTGAAAAACGGAAACAGGATTTGATTATTAGAAAGATTTATTAG
- a CDS encoding LptF/LptG family permease, with product MFSIIDRYIIKKYLSTFVFTMAIFTVVMVIFDISERLDDFLKYNAPMDKIIFEYYAGFIPFYLNFLCPLINFIAVIFFTSKMADQTEIVPILSAGYSFNRLLRPYAFSATLIFAVSFIFNLYIIPKTNRIKIGFENIYVKPLKDNTKISTHMQIDKNSYVYIDNFDNNSKVGYKFVLEKFKGDTLLEKMIAERITWDSVSTKWKIHDYTNRVINGLHERMDKGVVKDTTLDMKPSDFELYDNIFTAMDTKELNERIYKEEIRGTGMMTDLKLEKYKRYVYPFSAFVLTLMGVALSSKKVRGGIGLSLGIGIGLSFTYIVFIQFANMFSLKGGLPPLIAVLIPNVTFLIIAIYLAIRAPK from the coding sequence ATGTTTTCTATCATTGATCGTTATATTATTAAAAAGTACTTGAGCACATTTGTGTTCACGATGGCTATTTTTACAGTTGTCATGGTTATTTTTGATATTTCAGAGCGGTTGGACGATTTCTTGAAGTATAATGCTCCTATGGACAAGATCATATTTGAATATTATGCGGGATTCATTCCGTTTTATTTGAATTTCTTGTGTCCTTTAATCAACTTTATCGCTGTCATTTTCTTTACTTCGAAGATGGCCGATCAAACGGAAATTGTCCCCATATTAAGTGCTGGATATAGTTTTAATCGTCTTCTAAGGCCGTATGCGTTCTCTGCAACCTTAATATTTGCGGTTTCTTTTATTTTTAATCTCTACATTATTCCGAAAACGAATAGAATTAAGATTGGATTTGAGAATATCTATGTGAAACCACTTAAAGATAATACCAAGATTTCTACGCATATGCAGATTGATAAAAACAGTTATGTGTATATAGACAATTTTGATAATAATTCGAAGGTTGGCTATAAGTTTGTCTTAGAGAAGTTTAAGGGCGATACCTTGTTGGAAAAGATGATCGCTGAACGTATTACTTGGGATTCTGTGTCGACGAAATGGAAAATACACGATTATACAAATCGGGTTATTAATGGTCTTCATGAACGGATGGATAAAGGGGTCGTAAAAGATACGACCTTGGATATGAAACCAAGCGATTTCGAACTGTACGATAATATTTTTACAGCAATGGATACCAAGGAGCTGAATGAGCGCATCTATAAAGAAGAGATCAGGGGGACAGGGATGATGACGGACCTTAAGTTGGAAAAGTATAAGCGGTATGTTTATCCTTTTTCGGCATTTGTATTGACGCTGATGGGGGTAGCATTGTCTTCTAAAAAAGTAAGAGGGGGTATTGGTTTGAGTCTAGGGATTGGTATTGGTTTGAGTTTTACCTATATCGTTTTTATCCAGTTTGCCAATATGTTCTCGTTAAAGGGTGGGCTTCCACCTTTGATTGCGGTATTAATTCCCAATGTAACATTTTTAATTATTGCAATCTATTTGGCGATTAGAGCGCCAAAATAA
- the gltB gene encoding glutamate synthase large subunit: protein MIESNKNQQGLYDPSFEHDACGVGFVAHIKGIKSHNQVKDALTMLENMEHRGACGCDPESGDGAGIMIQLPHEFLWEECINLGIQLKEPGYYGTGMVFLPKEPEMNKICRTVIHEAATEREMKFLGFREVPVNRAGIGPTALSAEPEIVQFFIDRPDTIHNTEEFERKLFVLRRLIIQKIKQYQEYPLPLYFASLSCKTIIYKGQLTTYQVGSYFEDLRDPRVISAFGLVHSRFSTNTFPSWSLAQPFRMLAHNGEINTLTGNLNWFYAGMRALSSPYFTPEEMEILLPVVDYGQSDSACLDNVAELLLHSGRSLAHVMLMLVPEAWDGNTQMDPLKRAFYEYHATLMEPWDGPAALCFTDGKSIGATLDRNGLRPLRYAITADHRVIVASEAGALPIDESLIIKKGRQQAGKIFLVDMEQGKILSDEEVKGALVRQQPYGNWLDSYKIKLAELAEPRVTYTYLSKESVFKYQQTFGYSREDLETILTPMAINGYEPTGSMGSDVPLAILSDHPQHLSSYFKQFFAQVTNPPIDPIRERLVMSLATFIGNAGNILIEDKKFCHCVTLEHPILTSKELEKLRSIDTGAFQAKTLQAYFRADGQNGSLEAGLERLCRYADDAVKDGFEVLILSDRAIDSQHAPIPSILAVSAVHHHLIKTGNRGAVGLVVEAGDTWEVHHFACLLAFGATAINPYMALASIRTMKEQGKLDTELTWPELSKNYVKAVNAGLLKIFSKMGISTLQSYHGAQIFEVLGIDKTVVDKYFCGAVSRIGGLNLDDIAQEVLTKHWSNFKESRTVKTLLPEGGIYQWKRRGEGHLWNPETVHLLQQACRNDDYLTYKKYAEKINNQKEQLFTLRGLLDFAKHRTAIPLDQVESANEILKRFATGAMSFGSISHEAHSTLAIAMNRIGAKSNTGEGGEDELRYQPLPNGDSMRSAIKQVASARFGVTSNYLTQADEIQIKMAQGAKPGEGGQLPGPKVNEWIAKTRHSTPGVGLISPPPHHDIYSIEDLAQLIFDLKNANRAARINVKLVSKAGVGTIAAGVAKAHADVILIAGFDGGTGASPISSTKHAGLPWELGLAEAHQTLVKNKLRSRIVLQADGQVKTGRDIVVATLLGAEEWGVSTAALIAGGCIMMRKCHLNTCPVGVATQDPELRKLFTGKPEDIVNLFRFMAEEIRETMAELGFRTINEMVGKAQFLKKRENIDHWKASKIDFSGILYVEPNDSDQSLYNTEEQDHGMGMILDWGLLTQAKQALENKTPVFGTFLVKNTDRTIGTLLSNEISKKYGSVGLPDNTINYKFEGSAGQSFGAFSTKGLSFELEGEANDYVGKGLSGAQLAIYPKAESILVPHENIIIGNVALFGATSGHLFINGQAGERFAVRNSGATAVVEGVGDHGCEYMTGGRALILGETGRNFGAGMSGGIAWVYNPLGTFRENCNTEMIDLDPLEQEDEMAIIALLKRHISLTSSIIAQDILENWTTKKVSFIKVFPKEYKQVLRTKLVEA, encoded by the coding sequence ATGATTGAAAGTAACAAAAATCAGCAAGGTCTATACGACCCAAGCTTTGAACATGATGCCTGTGGGGTTGGTTTTGTAGCGCATATTAAAGGAATAAAATCACATAATCAGGTAAAAGATGCACTAACCATGTTAGAAAACATGGAACATCGCGGTGCTTGTGGCTGCGACCCAGAAAGTGGTGACGGAGCAGGTATTATGATCCAATTACCGCATGAGTTCCTATGGGAAGAGTGTATTAACCTCGGTATACAATTAAAAGAACCCGGATATTATGGGACTGGAATGGTTTTTCTTCCCAAAGAACCGGAAATGAATAAAATATGTAGAACAGTTATTCATGAAGCAGCAACTGAAAGAGAAATGAAGTTCCTTGGGTTTCGGGAAGTCCCAGTAAACAGAGCTGGCATAGGACCTACCGCATTAAGTGCAGAGCCCGAAATCGTTCAATTCTTTATCGACAGACCCGATACCATTCACAACACTGAAGAATTTGAACGCAAACTATTTGTCCTAAGACGCTTGATTATCCAAAAAATCAAACAGTACCAAGAATACCCACTCCCGCTTTACTTCGCTTCCTTATCTTGCAAAACAATTATATATAAAGGTCAACTAACCACCTATCAAGTTGGATCCTATTTCGAAGATCTCCGAGACCCACGAGTAATATCAGCATTCGGCTTAGTACACTCCAGATTTTCAACCAATACATTCCCTTCTTGGTCATTAGCACAACCATTTCGGATGTTAGCGCACAATGGTGAAATCAATACCTTAACAGGCAATCTCAATTGGTTCTATGCAGGCATGCGTGCACTATCGTCGCCCTACTTTACACCAGAAGAAATGGAAATCTTATTACCTGTGGTAGATTATGGGCAATCGGATTCGGCCTGCTTAGATAATGTTGCAGAACTCTTATTGCATAGTGGCCGAAGCCTTGCACACGTTATGTTGATGCTTGTACCCGAAGCATGGGATGGCAATACCCAGATGGACCCACTCAAAAGAGCATTTTATGAATATCATGCTACACTAATGGAACCTTGGGACGGTCCCGCAGCCCTTTGTTTCACAGATGGAAAATCGATCGGTGCTACCTTAGATCGCAATGGACTACGTCCCCTTCGCTATGCCATAACAGCTGACCATCGCGTTATTGTCGCTTCCGAGGCGGGCGCTCTTCCTATTGACGAATCCTTAATCATTAAAAAAGGAAGACAACAAGCTGGGAAAATTTTCTTGGTGGATATGGAGCAGGGGAAAATTTTATCCGATGAAGAAGTGAAAGGAGCATTAGTACGTCAACAACCTTATGGCAATTGGTTAGACAGTTACAAAATAAAATTAGCAGAATTAGCAGAACCACGAGTTACATACACCTACTTATCCAAAGAATCGGTTTTTAAATACCAACAGACATTCGGATATTCCCGAGAAGATCTCGAAACAATATTGACACCCATGGCAATCAATGGCTATGAGCCTACAGGGTCTATGGGATCCGATGTACCATTGGCCATTCTCTCGGATCACCCACAACATCTTTCAAGTTACTTTAAACAGTTTTTTGCACAAGTTACAAATCCTCCCATTGATCCTATTCGCGAAAGATTAGTGATGAGCTTAGCCACATTCATTGGAAATGCTGGGAACATATTGATTGAAGATAAAAAATTCTGTCATTGTGTAACTCTTGAACACCCCATCCTAACATCAAAAGAATTAGAGAAACTACGTTCCATTGATACAGGAGCTTTTCAAGCAAAAACCTTACAAGCATATTTCAGAGCAGATGGACAAAACGGTTCACTAGAAGCAGGTTTAGAGCGACTGTGCCGCTATGCAGATGATGCGGTAAAAGATGGATTCGAGGTATTGATCCTTTCTGACCGTGCAATCGACTCGCAACATGCACCAATCCCATCAATTTTAGCGGTATCAGCAGTACATCACCATCTCATTAAAACCGGTAATCGCGGAGCAGTTGGACTTGTTGTTGAAGCTGGAGATACTTGGGAAGTACATCACTTTGCATGTCTACTTGCCTTTGGTGCCACCGCAATAAACCCTTACATGGCCTTAGCAAGTATCCGTACCATGAAAGAACAAGGTAAATTGGATACCGAATTGACCTGGCCAGAACTTTCTAAAAACTACGTAAAAGCAGTTAATGCAGGACTCTTAAAAATATTCTCCAAAATGGGGATATCCACCCTACAATCTTATCATGGAGCACAAATATTTGAAGTACTAGGAATAGACAAAACCGTAGTTGATAAGTATTTTTGTGGAGCCGTATCACGTATTGGGGGTCTAAATCTCGATGATATTGCACAAGAAGTATTGACTAAACATTGGAGCAATTTCAAAGAAAGTAGAACCGTAAAAACATTACTTCCAGAAGGGGGTATATATCAGTGGAAACGTCGCGGCGAAGGACACCTTTGGAATCCAGAGACCGTACATTTACTACAACAAGCCTGTCGAAATGATGACTATTTAACCTATAAAAAATATGCTGAAAAAATAAACAATCAAAAAGAACAGCTATTTACATTACGAGGATTGTTGGATTTCGCAAAACATAGAACTGCCATTCCATTGGATCAGGTAGAATCTGCCAATGAGATCTTAAAACGTTTTGCAACTGGTGCGATGTCTTTTGGATCCATTTCGCATGAAGCGCATAGCACGTTAGCAATCGCGATGAACCGCATTGGAGCAAAGTCAAATACCGGAGAAGGAGGTGAAGATGAATTACGATACCAACCTTTACCCAATGGTGATTCTATGCGATCGGCAATCAAACAAGTGGCATCGGCACGTTTTGGCGTAACGTCTAATTATTTGACACAAGCAGATGAAATACAGATTAAGATGGCTCAAGGTGCCAAACCAGGAGAAGGCGGCCAGCTCCCGGGTCCTAAAGTCAACGAATGGATTGCTAAAACACGACATTCCACACCGGGTGTTGGGTTAATCTCCCCGCCCCCACATCATGATATCTATTCCATTGAAGATCTAGCCCAATTAATTTTTGATCTAAAAAATGCAAATCGGGCAGCACGTATCAATGTAAAGCTAGTTTCCAAAGCAGGTGTAGGTACCATAGCCGCTGGTGTAGCAAAGGCACATGCCGACGTCATCTTAATAGCAGGATTCGATGGCGGAACAGGCGCTTCTCCCATCAGTTCGACCAAACATGCTGGTTTACCTTGGGAACTGGGTCTAGCGGAGGCGCATCAAACTTTAGTTAAAAACAAACTAAGAAGCCGCATAGTATTGCAAGCAGATGGTCAAGTAAAAACAGGCCGTGATATTGTTGTAGCAACCTTATTAGGTGCTGAAGAATGGGGTGTCTCGACCGCAGCTCTTATTGCTGGGGGATGTATCATGATGCGTAAATGCCACTTAAACACCTGTCCTGTTGGCGTAGCGACGCAAGATCCTGAATTAAGGAAATTATTTACGGGAAAACCAGAAGACATTGTTAACCTATTTCGCTTCATGGCAGAGGAAATCCGCGAAACGATGGCTGAATTGGGATTCCGAACCATCAATGAAATGGTAGGAAAAGCTCAGTTCTTGAAAAAAAGAGAGAACATAGATCATTGGAAAGCCTCAAAGATAGATTTTTCAGGAATCCTATATGTCGAACCTAATGATTCCGATCAATCGCTATACAATACCGAAGAACAGGACCATGGTATGGGTATGATTTTAGATTGGGGATTGCTTACACAAGCAAAACAGGCTTTAGAAAACAAAACTCCTGTCTTTGGAACTTTCCTTGTCAAAAACACCGATCGTACTATTGGCACCTTGCTCTCGAATGAAATATCCAAAAAATATGGCTCAGTAGGGCTACCTGACAACACGATTAATTATAAATTCGAAGGGTCCGCAGGACAAAGCTTCGGAGCATTTTCGACCAAAGGATTATCTTTCGAACTGGAAGGTGAAGCAAACGATTACGTCGGAAAAGGGTTATCTGGAGCACAATTGGCCATTTACCCAAAAGCCGAAAGCATATTAGTACCTCATGAAAATATTATCATCGGCAATGTCGCCCTTTTTGGCGCCACATCAGGTCATCTTTTTATTAATGGACAAGCAGGTGAACGCTTTGCGGTCCGTAATTCTGGTGCTACGGCAGTCGTAGAGGGAGTTGGAGATCATGGTTGTGAGTATATGACAGGAGGTAGAGCACTTATATTAGGAGAGACAGGACGTAATTTTGGCGCCGGTATGAGCGGTGGTATCGCATGGGTATATAATCCATTAGGAACTTTTAGAGAAAACTGCAATACTGAAATGATTGACCTAGACCCATTAGAACAAGAAGATGAGATGGCGATCATTGCCCTTTTAAAAAGACACATTTCATTGACTAGTAGCATCATTGCACAAGATATACTCGAAAATTGGACAACGAAAAAGGTCAGTTTTATCAAGGTATTTCCAAAAGAATACAAACAGGTATTACGGACAAAATTAGTAGAAGCATAA
- a CDS encoding glycosyltransferase codes for MTIVQQYALYYPYIALGIIALLLLFQLYYIIVVYGKLSRHQVQSYQQQETVDPISVIICAHNEQENLKQFLTSILEQDYPDFEVIVVNDYSTDETRWVLKDFESKYNHLRVVDIKEHIRLKHGKKFAVSLGIKSAKHEKLVFTDADCNPNSNNWLKEIVGALSQPDKEIVIGYSPYFKYKGFLNKLIRFETTHTAMSYLSYALKKDAYMAVGRNMGYTKSLFFRNKGFASHMHIKSGDDDLFVNQNATKSNTIISIHPDAIVYSEPKTTWKSYYKQKARHSGASVIYKKKHQRMLGIQLITSFMFYCAIIITAILFPNYWYVPVAAYLIRLLAQLITFSSIYKKLAVFDLIWWLPLLDIIYYFYICTNGLFNRKKKSISWK; via the coding sequence ATGACCATCGTACAACAATACGCCCTCTATTACCCTTACATCGCCCTTGGCATCATTGCACTATTGTTGCTCTTCCAATTGTACTATATTATAGTTGTATATGGAAAATTAAGTCGACACCAAGTACAATCCTATCAACAACAAGAGACAGTAGACCCTATATCGGTCATTATATGTGCACATAACGAACAGGAAAACCTCAAACAGTTTCTAACCTCTATTTTAGAACAAGATTACCCTGATTTTGAAGTTATTGTTGTCAACGATTACTCTACCGATGAAACCAGGTGGGTTCTAAAAGATTTTGAATCAAAATATAATCACTTACGTGTTGTCGATATAAAAGAACATATACGTCTTAAACATGGCAAGAAGTTCGCAGTCTCACTCGGTATCAAATCCGCTAAACATGAAAAGTTGGTCTTTACAGATGCTGACTGCAATCCAAACTCCAACAATTGGTTAAAAGAAATTGTTGGCGCATTAAGTCAACCAGATAAGGAGATTGTGATCGGCTATTCTCCCTATTTCAAATATAAAGGATTTTTAAACAAGCTCATCCGTTTTGAAACCACACACACGGCCATGAGCTACCTCTCGTATGCCTTAAAAAAAGACGCTTATATGGCTGTTGGAAGAAATATGGGATATACGAAATCCTTATTCTTTCGCAATAAGGGGTTTGCTTCCCATATGCATATCAAATCGGGAGATGATGACCTTTTTGTCAATCAAAATGCTACCAAGAGCAATACCATTATATCCATCCATCCGGATGCTATCGTATACTCCGAACCCAAAACAACATGGAAAAGCTACTATAAGCAAAAAGCAAGACATTCCGGTGCTTCCGTTATCTACAAGAAAAAGCATCAACGTATGCTCGGTATCCAACTGATTACTTCTTTTATGTTTTATTGCGCTATCATCATAACAGCAATATTATTCCCCAATTACTGGTATGTGCCAGTAGCAGCTTACCTCATTCGCTTACTTGCACAGCTTATCACTTTTAGCTCCATTTATAAGAAATTAGCAGTTTTTGATCTCATTTGGTGGTTACCATTATTAGACATCATCTACTATTTCTATATTTGTACCAACGGTTTATTTAACCGAAAAAAGAAATCCATTAGCTGGAAATAA
- the tgt gene encoding tRNA guanosine(34) transglycosylase Tgt: MKFTLQVQDKFSKARAGVVETAHGKIQTPIFMPVGTAGTVKGIHQHELKNDIEAQIILGNTYHLYLRPGLDVLNKAGGLHKFIGWDQPILTDSGGYQVYSLSDNRKIKEEGVTFRSHIDGSKHLFTPENVMDTQRVIGADIIMAFDECTPYPCDYGYARRSIEMTHRWLKRCCDRFDSTEPLYGYDQTLFPIVQGSVYKDLRERSAEKIASFNREGNAIGGLSVGEPAEDMYAMTEVVCNILPEDKPRYLMGVGTPINLLENIALGIDMFDCVMPTRNARNGMLFTRHGTINIKNEKWKDDFSPIDPDSDLFADQVYTKAYLRHLIRSQELLGAQIASLHNLHFYLWLVKEAREKIVDGTFYDWKNKMVKVLGQRL; encoded by the coding sequence ATGAAATTCACCCTTCAAGTACAAGATAAATTTTCGAAAGCGCGTGCAGGTGTTGTTGAGACTGCTCACGGAAAAATTCAAACGCCTATTTTCATGCCTGTTGGTACCGCCGGTACGGTTAAAGGTATTCATCAACATGAATTAAAGAATGATATTGAGGCTCAAATAATATTGGGTAATACCTATCACCTGTACTTAAGACCGGGATTGGATGTTTTGAATAAAGCTGGAGGACTTCATAAGTTTATCGGTTGGGATCAACCGATTTTAACGGATTCAGGAGGCTATCAGGTGTACTCTTTATCTGACAACCGTAAGATAAAGGAAGAAGGGGTTACTTTTCGTTCGCATATAGACGGCTCTAAGCATTTGTTTACGCCAGAGAATGTGATGGATACCCAACGTGTCATCGGTGCAGATATTATTATGGCATTTGATGAGTGTACGCCATACCCATGTGATTATGGTTATGCGCGACGTTCGATTGAAATGACGCATCGTTGGTTGAAGAGGTGTTGTGACCGTTTTGATAGTACAGAGCCTTTATATGGTTATGACCAGACGTTATTCCCAATTGTTCAAGGGTCTGTTTATAAAGATTTACGAGAAAGATCTGCTGAGAAAATTGCTTCTTTCAATCGTGAAGGAAATGCGATCGGAGGCTTATCTGTTGGTGAACCGGCAGAGGATATGTATGCGATGACAGAAGTTGTCTGTAATATCCTTCCAGAAGATAAACCGCGATATTTGATGGGAGTGGGTACACCGATTAATTTATTGGAAAATATCGCACTGGGTATCGATATGTTTGATTGTGTGATGCCTACACGTAATGCACGTAATGGCATGTTATTTACACGTCATGGCACCATTAATATCAAGAATGAAAAATGGAAAGATGATTTTTCTCCGATTGATCCTGATAGTGATCTTTTTGCAGATCAGGTATATACAAAAGCTTATTTGCGTCATTTAATTCGTTCTCAAGAACTTTTAGGTGCACAAATTGCTTCTTTACATAACTTACACTTCTATTTGTGGTTGGTGAAGGAAGCACGTGAGAAAATTGTAGATGGTACATTCTACGATTGGAAAAATAAAATGGTAAAGGTTTTGGGTCAACGTTTGTAA
- a CDS encoding glutamate synthase subunit beta, with translation MGKITGFKEYTRELPQKEPVASRIQNYQEFNKGYSDSQLHKQAARCMDCGIPFCHSGCPLGNVIPEFNDAVYDGKWEDAYNILSSTNNFPEFTGRICPAPCESACVLGIHSSPVAIEEIEKHIIEIAFNKGYVKPHKNYIKTNKKIAIIGSGPAGLAAAAQLNKAGHDVVVFERDDQVGGLLRYGIPDFKLDKKIIDRRISIMQASGILFKVNAEVGKNIPIHELLAYDAVIIATGSTVPWQLDIPGKDLKGIHFAMDFLKQQNKKVSGIEDHEFQIMTTGKHVVVVGDGDTGSDCIGTANRQQAKSIRQIARKPIPAKQRLKNNPWPMDKITFNTTSSQEEGCERLWATETKAFIGDENGNVKTVQIIEVEYEVDDYGRKTQISKSEPKEIPADLVLLAVGYQHTEQQLPEKLGVQVDIHGHIIATDKAFKTSVDHIFTAGDCRKGQSLVVWAIAEGRECARKVDEFLMGVSELESKEMIHQFS, from the coding sequence ATGGGAAAAATAACAGGATTTAAAGAATACACGCGCGAGCTTCCACAAAAAGAACCGGTAGCAAGCAGGATACAAAATTATCAAGAATTTAACAAAGGCTATTCCGATAGCCAACTACATAAACAAGCAGCACGTTGCATGGACTGTGGTATACCATTTTGTCATTCAGGCTGTCCCTTAGGCAATGTTATTCCTGAATTTAACGATGCCGTATACGATGGAAAATGGGAGGATGCCTACAATATCCTTTCCTCAACAAATAACTTCCCTGAATTTACGGGACGAATTTGTCCAGCCCCCTGCGAGTCTGCCTGCGTTCTCGGCATTCATAGTTCACCTGTTGCCATTGAAGAGATTGAAAAGCATATTATCGAAATCGCCTTTAACAAAGGCTACGTAAAACCACATAAAAATTATATTAAAACGAATAAAAAAATCGCTATAATCGGTTCTGGCCCTGCAGGATTAGCAGCCGCAGCACAATTGAATAAGGCCGGACATGATGTGGTGGTGTTTGAACGCGATGATCAAGTAGGCGGTTTATTACGCTATGGTATCCCTGATTTTAAATTGGATAAAAAAATTATCGATAGACGAATTTCCATCATGCAAGCATCAGGTATCTTGTTTAAGGTAAATGCTGAAGTCGGAAAAAATATTCCTATCCACGAATTGCTGGCCTATGATGCTGTTATTATAGCCACAGGATCTACTGTGCCCTGGCAGCTCGATATCCCCGGAAAAGACTTAAAAGGTATTCATTTTGCAATGGATTTCTTAAAACAGCAAAATAAGAAAGTAAGTGGAATTGAAGATCATGAGTTTCAAATCATGACAACTGGTAAGCATGTTGTCGTTGTTGGTGATGGTGACACAGGGTCAGATTGCATCGGAACGGCCAATCGTCAACAAGCCAAAAGCATCAGACAGATCGCCCGCAAACCCATCCCTGCAAAACAAAGATTGAAAAACAACCCTTGGCCAATGGATAAAATCACGTTCAATACGACCTCTTCTCAAGAAGAGGGATGCGAGCGCCTCTGGGCAACAGAAACAAAAGCATTTATTGGTGATGAAAATGGGAATGTCAAAACTGTACAAATCATAGAAGTCGAATATGAAGTGGATGATTATGGACGAAAAACCCAGATAAGTAAATCCGAACCAAAAGAAATTCCGGCAGATTTGGTGCTACTAGCTGTTGGTTATCAACATACAGAACAACAATTACCAGAAAAATTAGGTGTTCAAGTCGATATCCATGGTCATATCATAGCAACAGATAAAGCCTTTAAAACCTCGGTCGATCATATTTTCACCGCCGGAGATTGTAGAAAAGGGCAATCATTAGTCGTATGGGCGATAGCAGAAGGTCGTGAATGCGCCCGAAAAGTCGATGAATTTCTCATGGGAGTATCCGAACTTGAAAGCAAAGAAATGATCCATCAATTCTCGTAA